The Cottoperca gobio chromosome 15, fCotGob3.1, whole genome shotgun sequence genome segment GAATATTGCTTGTAGTACCTTTTTGagcttttttcttccttttacatttatttataatgtatgcATTGAAATACTTAGTGAAAGACAACCATGAAACTTGTGttttttcaaattgtttttttttttctcttttttgttattaCGGTCAATAATGTGGATTACTGCATATAgatgacattttttttacagtgtacCATAAAGTAAAGATGCTGACAGAATTAGGTGtgcttttcactgttttcttccTAACAAACTGTAGATAATGTCACACTCCTCCCTTGGTTGATGCAAAGGAAAGATGATATTCATTGTGAAATGATTTTGCTCATAATGTATCTTTTATTATCTGTAATTCCAGGATGTATATTACCTTCTTTCAAGTAAAGGTTAAGTGCTTTGCATTAAAACCAGAAGCACGTTGTCTCGCTTTATGGACATGAAATAAAGCTTAATCCTTCATGTAGGAGCCCCATCACTAGAGAAACGCATACATATTCATGGGCTCTTAAGATGCTTTAAAGGTGAATTACATTCAGAAGTTATCACTCTCGTTCTGTTCTCTGGCTCACACTGAAATGTATTCAGCAGACCACACCTAAAACAATGTTCTAATGGACAGGACACACCCACTATCCCATACATAACCAGCACGGTATCAATGCTTCTGGATCAGTAACCTGTTCAGGTGTTGGCATCTTGTTTTTAACACGCTCTGAGTGAATTCCCTTTTTTTCCTGCTGTCTCGGCGTTAGTCATCCAGTCAAACAGGATTTTGTGACGCCATAGGGACTTAAAATACCTCAACAGCAATGCCTCCACCCTTCAGATAGCTTCAGAGTAGAACCACAGAATGACACATCTAAGTGTGAACAGTGGTCATGACTTTAATAGTGTCAAAGCCAGATACAACAACCCTGATGTGAAGCTAACAGTGACGTGAGATGTGGTCCTCAGTGTAACTAAGGAGGAATTGTTCTTTATTATATTAACATCTGGTAAAAAGTAATTGCACAAAACAATTGATCAACATAAATAAGGATTATTAGAGAATGAGGTTAATTGTTCTGTTGGCATAGCAACATGATTTGCACAAAAGCACAACTGATATGTTTTGTTCATTTGCTTTTCAAGTTTGTTTCAATAAATAAGGaacaagaagaaacaaatgCCCTGTCAAGAAAGTCCTAACAATTTTACACAACAGTATCAAGAGAGTGATATAAAAGATATCTTGGTCCATAAATAGCTATAAATCCATCCCAGCAGAGTGATGAAGTTAATTATGGGTCTCCCAGCCACGATCCAGCCGCTGATCTCTTTACAGATGTCTTACTCAGTCCATTCTCACTGCTTATGTGCTCCAGCTGGACCCTGGCGGACTTGTATCAGGACATCGTCATCATCAAaggcttttcttcttctcgttTGCTCAAAAGATTTGAGAGCATGAAGGACGAAAAGAAGCAAAACTCCACGACGAAGCTGAACTCAAACAGCTCCAGGTTGATGCTGAGTATCCATTCAAATATAGCCGACAAGTGAACGTAAAAGTACTCGTCCTGGGCAAACAAAATAGTATCTGAAGGGTTTCAAGTTAAGAATGTATGGAACAGTTAGTGGCAGACAGTCACTTGTAAGATCCTGTCATTGTAAATAGACCCTGAACACATTAGAGATCAGTTCAGGGGCACTGGCAAGCAGCCTAAACACTCACAGTAAGACAGACAATAAAGTGTATGAATCAATGCACAAAATACAAGGAAGCCTGCTCTTATCACCCGGTAATACACGTCACGCTcttgcacacatactgtaggctAGTGTGTATATAGATACTGGATTAAACTTTGACCTGAGCCACTTCTAACTGGAGGTTTAGAGGTTCAATCCCCAAACGTGGAGGTGTGCATCACCAATTAGTGTCACGGTGCCTTTAAACTTGACCTTCAACACTTACCTGCCCCAGTAGATGACTTGTGGTAAGTCACTGTGCAGCTTCCAGATGTAAATAATGCGAACCTGATTGTTACAGTCAAACAATGCTTAAAGATTGATGTAGCAAAAAAGAGCCTTTCATTCATATCTAATTCTGTCATGGAGACTTTTGAGGCCATTCCCACTTtataaacagagcagcagaccGGATCCAAATATGGCACAAAGGGTATGTTGTGCTGCAGAGCAGCTGGACAGTATAACTCAGACGTCACTGCTAAAGTCAATTGCTGAAACGTCATGTCTCAAGCCACACCAGATTTACCATGTTTACTATCATCCAGTGTACTTTTTCGGACACAGTTCGCTGCACACCTATCACCATAACTTGTAAAGAAATGCCCttaaacagaaacattgtgCAGAATACCAATCACAAAAAAAGTTAATGTAGCTCCAAGATTCATGAAAGGATACAGCAGACGGTGACAATGGTTTGAACCACAGTGGAGGTGATGCGGAAGGGATAGAGAAACTTCTCATATCCTGTCAGGGCACACTTCCCGGTCAGCGCAGTGAGCAAGACAGTGTAGAAGCAGATGCACATGAAACTGACGGCAGCTCCGAAGTAGTGAAGGAGTGCCAGGTAACCAGGCTGTGGAGGACAGTCAGTAGTTTCCAGGGTCAACAGATGAATAGATAGTTGTAATCGGGGCAGAGATTGATGTAAACATTGATagacatctgtatgtgtgtacttaACTACTGTACAACTTAATTATTAACTAAATGAAACCACCCTATGCAGTCGGAGTGCAACTAAATAGCTAAGTCACCTGAAAAATATTGGTGAATGACCTCGGTTACATTGTAATGAAGAACTTTAACTTTGCAGTAACTCATTTTTAACAGCAACTGGTTCCCATTCACTTCTGTTGAATGCACTGGTTTTATGGTCTGCTAATATGAGTGTTACATTATGTAGTGCTGAAGTTGATATTGGGTCTTTAATATACTTATTTAttagaagttaaataaatatgatacaGTTTACTTAAAACCCGCTCATCTCACGTTAAAAACTATGGAGGTGTACGAGCTTTTTGCCAGCTTTGCTTGTGCTCTTAATCTCTACAGCTGACACACCTTTGTTTGCTGTTTCAGCACAAGTGCAAATTGAAGCTATGTGATGGAGTCCTGTCAGCTTACTGTTTTGTGAAATGATTTTGTCTCACAGATTCTATGGGCCTGTTGACAGCAATTCAAAGCTGctatttgaaacatttgaaacattcaACAGGAAGTGCAGTACTTACATTACAGTTTCCAGCAGCGAATGCCCCCAGAGCTGCCACTACGCCAAAGACCAGCGCAAACTTGCTCAGCATGGAATGACATTTGTATCTCTCCATTATGTGGGCATGGTGGAAGATACAGAACAGCAGGACTATAGATGAGAAATCCCAGTGATTAAGACACATATCACCCACATCATGAATACTGTGTGAGGAGTTTAGCAGGTAAACTTACACAGAAAGGATCCTGCGTTGATCGTGGCTGTGAAAAGGGAATTTTCTGGTGCGCTAGTTCCACTTGAGCTAGAATCCAAAAATATCTTCAATTAATTGTGTCTCactatttaattaaatcaaaacactttatttgtccccacatttttttaaatgcaaggAAAGCTGTATGATAGTATAATACGTAAATGCATTTACACAgtatgataataatgataatatgagATATTAGTGCAATGTGTCCTTTTAATAGCAGATTGTGCACATGCAtaccaaagacacatttctgtattttgcaTGCAAAAAGAGGACATTTTTAGTAGTTTCTATTATTCTATTCTCACCTTATAGTGGGAACAAGGCAACATTCAGTGGAGTGATTCCCTTTGCAGTAGTTGTCACGCCCCCTGAAAACAAATGAGTGAGTTTCAGGAGAATCTGTCACATTCAAATGCTGATGGTCAACTATCTACAATAATGAGACGCAACTCACCAGTCACTGAGAGAGCACACATGATTGTTAGCGAAGGCAAGGCCATATCTGAAAAtataacacaaaagaaaaacatatagatatatataactTAATATTTGGGCTCTATAATATTCTTGATTTAATAGAAATTACAATTCAAACTACTGCATGGTAGTTTCTGCATTATTGATGTGTTGTAATACTGAACCAAAAATGCATTATGTTCCATTTTATCAGAAAGTAGAACTTCCTGTTGACTGAATCAATTTatgaatgtatattttataactCTTCAAAATGTACAGCGGCAATAAACAAACATAGTGACAAGAGAGAATGACTGCCCACTAAGCTCCAGTGATTTTATTGTAccactgacattttaaaagcaccTAATATAAGGAGTTTATTCATAACTACACAACTAATGCTGATTCACCAATAATTAACCACAAATATTTCTGACATTCAATAAAAAGAATATCTGACTCCACTCTGAAATATGAGCTTCTGCATCTGGAAAGAGAACTAACACAGAAGGTGGAAGACAAAGCACATTGAGTAAATAAACGTATTTCTCAGAAGTCTGGTATGCACTCCTTGCGACAGACAAACAGGCCGGATGACATATTTCAAGACTGCGATTTCATAATATGTCCAAATTCAGGTTGACGGTAAGTTTTCTCATACTGCTCTGACATGAATCTTTACATATACACTTTTCACAGATAGCATATACATAGagttaaaatattatatattagagttAAAATATAATGTGAGGTCATatcatcacttcctgttctgTTATCAGTATTACTACTGGAACTTAATGTCCTAAACTAAGAATATACAGTTCGGATATAAACCTAGATAATCATAAAGGGTCACTGTCAATAGTGCTAACCTTCATGGTCAGCTTTAAACTACAGCTTTCTGATGTAAATAATATTGATGAACAGATGTAAAAAAGGTATACAACTTTAACAAGGTATGAAACTAAACTTTCCAGTTGCATgagagcacacagacagacacagacagaggcaTACAAAGACTTTTACTTGAAAAACATGTTCTATTAGTTTCAACAGAGTGTGGTAAACTTACACAGTCCATGTTCCGATGAAGGACACCAGGGAGAGGGATATGGGGAAGATAATCCAGAGCACCATGTCTTGGTGGTGAAGAAGGCAAGTAACAATTTAAAATAGGTCCTGGAATCTTCAAAACATTCAATGGTAGACCTCTTCAGGGGTTCTTCGTGGAGTCAGCCTCATGTCTAAAGAGCAAGATTGGTACtggaacaaaaagaaatgtcctaACCCTTTATGATGCAAGTGTAGTTCAGGTTTTTCAAGCACACAATTGCACTGTTGTAGTTGGCGATAGTCTTCCACCATCCAGATTGTAGCCCTGCTTTTATAGGAGAGTCCCTCTTTCCCTGCCACTCCTTTTGAGCACCACCTTGCTCTGTCAGAAGAAAGGTTGAGAAACATGGGGCTGGCCTTCTTGGCGCTTTCAGTTGTTGTATTCAAACAACTGCTCAACCTCTGTAAAGTTTGCTATAGATAATTCTAGGTTTTAAGTATGAACTTTGATTTGTGAGTATGTGAGCATGAAGACACTGAATATGAGagataaaaaacactttttaccAGAACAAAACAGTATCTTGGTATGAGTGCGATGTAAAGAATGCTGTTTGTGAAAGTGACATTGGCTTTGTCTAACCTGTTGTCCAGTGGGTGAAAGTAAGTAGCCTGCATGTACTCCAGTAAATTCAGTTTGGACCACATTACTAATttataatgattatttatttgtttattttctctttttttgtgagGTCATGTAATCATATTGTCGTGTTTgttatgtgtattattttgcctgtattaaatgaaaagaaaaaacacttttgttgtATCACTGGGGAAATTAACTAAAGAAAGGTCAATATCAGAAACAGATATACCGGTAGCCTACTGTCCACCTAATTATTTGAATTACTGAAGGGATCCTATTGTTATGTTGTATCATGttattatttcttatatattgtgtattattttgCGTGTATTTGACTGGGGAAATTAACTAAAGAAAGGTATCAGTAACAGAATCTGTTATGGTCTGTCACCACATGGGGTCcccattttcaaaacaaacaaaatggcGGCGCACGTGAGATGGGGTCTTCAGCGCTTATTACGGGCAAGAAATACGGCTCACTTTAGGTTTGAACCTCTACAGCTGTCGCCTATCGTTTTGTACACATTTTGTACTACTGTTAGGAAAAATGGCAACGCTTGTGTGAAGCATAAACGTGACATTCAGTCGTGTGGTTGAAATTAGCTAGCTGATGTGCTAACTAGCAAACTGCGACACTAGTTTACGGTTTGTCTCTGTAATCTATATAGTCTACAGGTGGAGATATCGAAACATCTGCTTTAGTTATTTCCACTATTTTAATCGTCTTTGATTTTACATGTGTCTTTCCATATCCCAATTATGTGAGTTATTGGGATATGGAAGTTAGCTAACGTGAGCTAGCTCGAGCTGTAAACTTTAATGTCAGTGCAATGATGAAGCCTCTGTTTGTAGACATGTACATATAAACCCTGAAATAACAGCTAAGGAAACCGACGTTGCTTTCAACCATCAACGCCATCTAATTATTTATTCCTTCTTCA includes the following:
- the LOC115019837 gene encoding transmembrane protein 150A, which encodes MVLWIIFPISLSLVSFIGTWTVYGLAFANNHVCSLSDWGRDNYCKGNHSTECCLVPTISSSGTSAPENSLFTATINAGSFLFLLFCIFHHAHIMERYKCHSMLSKFALVFGVVAALGAFAAGNCNPGYLALLHYFGAAVSFMCICFYTVLLTALTGKCALTGYEKFLYPFRITSTVVQTIVTVCYTILFAQDEYFYVHLSAIFEWILSINLELFEFSFVVEFCFFSSFMLSNLLSKREEEKPLMMTMS